A region of the Penicillium psychrofluorescens genome assembly, chromosome: 6 genome:
AGGCGGCGCACTTGCGCCTCCAGCATGCgagccttggcctcgagaTCAAGCCCGGTCAAAAACCACCACACCTCCGCTTGGAATCCGCCCCGCGCGGTGATGCCGATTTTGGTGGTGGGCGGAGGCGGACCAGACCTGACCCCGTGGACGGCAACGCGATTGACGCCGCGCTGTTCGAAGGAGATGCCATCCAGCACGGCGGTGACATCGGAGTTATAATACCAGGGGCCCTGGATCTCGTACAGCAATTGAGAAGTGCATGTATCGACCGTGACCGCCCCTCCCGTAGCGTGCGCCTGTTTTGTGATCACCACATCGCCCTCGGCGGAGATCTCCGCGATGGGGTAGCCGATATTGGCCCagccgtcgccgccggcatGCTCCAGAGCCTGAAACCCGGTGAAGTTGCCGCCACAGACGTAGTTGCTGCACTCGATCAAATGGCCAGCCACAAAGGCCTTGGCGAGCTTGTCGAGTTCGTCGCGCCGCCAGCCATGGTACCAGTAGGCCGCCCCAATGACGGGCGACGCGTCTGAAACCCGGCCGCATAGGACAATATCGGCGCCATCTGCCAGGGCGGCAGCAATGCCCAGGCCTCCCAGGTAGCACTGGGCGTAGATGGGCTGGAAGGCCCAGTCCGCTAACCGCTCCCCCGTATATACGTTCCTGAATTCCGACTGTCCCGACGACAGTGCTTCCTGGACTTCCGGGAGGACCTCGTCCCCCGAAACCCACGCGACCTGGGAGAAGTCAGCAACCGGGGATGGTCTGCGGGAGCGACCTCTCACTGACCTTCAGATCTAACCCTTCCGATTGCACCAAACCGGCCACGGCGTGATAGAGCCCCTCTGTATCTGTCACCCCGGCATTCACGGCCAACTTGATGCCATGCTTTGCCAGATCATTCACGGCGGGTGCCAGGGCCTCGAGGAAGGACAAATCGTATGCGGGCGCCGCGTCGGATGCCTGGTCTACGCGCCGAcccgcggcggtggccatgTTGAATTCGCTCATGAAATCGGCAATGATCACATCGACCGGATCAGTGGGGTGATGTCGCGCAAAGTCGGCGATGGCATGGCGGCGATCGGAGGCAGAGCCCGAAGCACCTGGAGAGTCAGCAGCGGCGCATCACGCGAGCTCGGCGGACCAACCTGCGATGCGAATCGGACGGCCTTGGTAGGACATGGCTGCGATGAAGGGTGGAtggcggcagcagcggcggagggagggaCGCCATCCGAACAGTAAATACTTCCGAGGCTGCCTCGGCTGGGGCCTATGCGGGGTGTCGGCACCGCGTCTCGGGCATGTCGATCATTGCATTCGCCAGACGAGATGGATGTCCTCGTTAGTAGTAGGGGTAGTCGGAGTAGTTGGGAGAAGCTAGCTGTAGTGAATGGAAGGAAGTATGTATGCTGTTCTACCCATCGCGCTGGTCGCCCCACGTGGTCAATGGCGGCCTGGGAGCCTGACGTGTGTTTCAGCCGATGGACGCATCCACAGCATCTCTTCAGCTTGGCTTGTGTCCTTCTTCACCCTCGCAGACATTGCTCGTTCCGTGTCTCTTTCCGGTCCGGCTCCTGGCCTCCCCTGGCCCCTCTGAGGAACACGCCGCATCGCTGGAAACAACGTGTTACCGAAGACCAGTTTGTTTCCCCGGCGGCATCTGGTCTCCCAAGGTTCCGACCTTCCGCGCCGGCAGACCATCTCAAAACCTCCCATGGCTTCTTTGATCATACATGCCATCCGTTATGCTCGCTCTCCTGCCGTTCCTGCTTTTATTATTCGGCGGTGCTATTGCGCAACCTCACCATGATGATTTCATGGCCTTGGTCACCGTAACGAAACCCTTGGCCCCAGAACGTCCTAAGCAACTCCTTAACGTGTTCCTAGCTTCCCGATGTCTGGGCCGTGAATTTTGAGGTGACATATCATGATCGCACGCGCGTGAGCCCCGGGTATTGGTTCGTGGCCCCATATGGAAGGATCGTACACCTGAAAACAGGTCCCCAGCCCTTTCAAGTGGGGCCGTATATTtacgatgaagatggcgtaGGTTCTCACTATTGGAAATGTCCCTCAGTGGAACAGAATGGGCTGACTAAGTATGCCAAAATAGGTTCTGATCTGGGTCGGCTCACGCCTGTTCAACAACGCCAATGTGTATGATTTCAAGGCGGTTCATCACATCGGCGATAATCCCTACCTCTCGTTCATTGTACACGAAAATGACGGCCATGGAAAGGGACGCGGGGTCATCATGAACCACAGCTACGAAGTCGAGTTGGAGCTGCAGGCACTGGAAAACTTGACACGATTCGATCTCCATGAATTCAATATCCTCCCGGGAGGCAAGACGGCTCTCACCTGCGGGTATTGGCCCGCGGAACTGAGCTTAGCGGACCTCGGACGCCCGCAGGAACAGTCGTTCTTTCTCACGGTTGGCTTTTACGAGGTAGACATTGCCACAGGCGAAGTGGCAATGCGGTGGGATGCCTCTGCGCCCGGAAACGTTGCGATGCACGAATCGGTCAAGTTCTTGGCCAACACGGAACCAGAAGAGGCGCCAGGGAACGATTATCTGCACATTAACTCTGTGGACAAGAATGCGGACGGCAACTATCTGATCTCTATCCGcttcaccaacaccatcTATTTGATCTCTGGCGCGGATGGCTCGATCCTGTGGCGACTAGGAGGACGAGAGAGCGACTTTGATCAAGACTTTACCTTTTCCAAACAGCATGATGCTAAATTTATCGAGTCTGAGGGAACTCGCCATATCATATCCTTCATGAACAATGCAGCCGATCacgaagaaaaggaagaagacgtcTCTTCAGCTTTGATTGTGGAGCTCCACACCGGCACTACTCCGATGACAGCGCAGGTGATTCGGCGTTATTACCGACCCGATGGCCAACTGACTCGACTTCGTGGCAACGTGCAGCCACTTCCGAATGGCAATGTATTCGTTGGCTGGAGCGATGGCGGCTATCATTCTGAATTTTCGCCCGAGGGTGCCAACTTGATGGAGGCCAAATTCGTGGACTCTCAACTATCGACGTACCGAGCATATAAGTTCGAATTTGTTGGCCGGCCGACTGCACCGCCGAATTTGGTGGCCTCTGTTGCGGAAGCTATGGAAGATAATCTGACAACTACGCTTCACGTCAGTTGGAACGGCGCGACTGAGATTGCTTCGTGGAACTTTTACGCAcaggcggaggagagagagCCCCGTCGTTTCATTGGAGCCACAAACAAGACTGGCTTTGAGACGATGTATGTCATTCAGGGTTATTTAGACTGGATATCAGCCGACGCACTCGACCGCGACGGGAACGTCCTGGGCAGTTCCACAGTTGATCGTACTGCAGTACCCACCAACTGGATGACATTTCCGTTCAATAAATCCAACCATCCAGTCCCGGAGGACCCATCGGGTCGCTTCTCAAGTATCATGGCGGACCCCAAGACGGAGCACAACGACCTGACTGTGGAAGTCCTGGATGAATCAATTGACACCCTCCATGGCCTCGAGGGCTATTTACTTCTGATACTGGTATTGGGCTCATCAGGAGCAATTCTAGCCGGGAGCTATTGGATATTCATAAAACGGCGGATAAAGACATATCGGCATATTTACCAGCATATTCCTCTGGAAGAGACAGAAGAAACCGAACTGCCTACTGTCATATCAGCCGGATAGTATACTCCGAACATCATTGTAAATAGTTTTTTTGACGAATAGAATAGGTTGTATATAAAAAAGTATCGTGCCTACGGCTCATTATCTCCGTTCAAGTAGTCCAGTCCTATACAATCTTGATTGAAAACAAAAAGACCAAGGACATTACAATAATTTCGCGC
Encoded here:
- a CDS encoding uncharacterized protein (ID:PFLUO_009611-T1.cds;~source:funannotate), producing the protein MALLPDVWAVNFEVTYHDRTRVSPGYWFVAPYGRIVHLKTGPQPFQVGPYIYDEDGVLIWVGSRLFNNANVYDFKAVHHIGDNPYLSFIVHENDGHGKGRGVIMNHSYEVELELQALENLTRFDLHEFNILPGGKTALTCGYWPAELSLADLGRPQEQSFFLTVGFYEVDIATGEVAMRWDASAPGNVAMHESVKFLANTEPEEAPGNDYLHINSVDKNADGNYLISIRFTNTIYLISGADGSILWRLGGRESDFDQDFTFSKQHDAKFIESEGTRHIISFMNNAADHEEKEEDVSSALIVELHTGTTPMTAQVIRRYYRPDGQLTRLRGNVQPLPNGNVFVGWSDGGYHSEFSPEGANLMEAKFVDSQLSTYRAYKFEFVGRPTAPPNLVASVAEAMEDNLTTTLHVSWNGATEIASWNFYAQAEEREPRRFIGATNKTGFETMYVIQGYLDWISADALDRDGNVLGSSTVDRTAVPTNWMTFPFNKSNHPVPEDPSGRFSSIMADPKTEHNDLTVEVLDESIDTLHGLEGYLLLILVLGSSGAILAGSYWIFIKRRIKTYRHIYQHIPLEETEETELPTVISAG
- a CDS encoding uncharacterized protein (ID:PFLUO_009610-T1.cds;~source:funannotate) produces the protein MSYQGRPIRIAGASGSASDRRHAIADFARHHPTDPVDVIIADFMSEFNMATAAGRRVDQASDAAPAYDLSFLEALAPAVNDLAKHGIKLAVNAGVTDTEGLYHAVAGLVQSEGLDLKVAWVSGDEVLPEVQEALSSGQSEFRNVYTGERLADWAFQPIYAQCYLGGLGIAAALADGADIVLCGRVSDASPVIGAAYWYHGWRRDELDKLAKAFVAGHLIECSNYVCGGNFTGFQALEHAGGDGWANIGYPIAEISAEGDVVITKQAHATGGAVTVDTCTSQLLYEIQGPWYYNSDVTAVLDGISFEQRGVNRVAVHGVRSGPPPPTTKIGITARGGFQAEVWWFLTGLDLEAKARMLEAQVRRLLAPFTNRFTALNFDLLGASALDPHDQNRATIPLRIVVQARRAEDLAPTRFLKPITDNIMQGYPGATFHLDLRQGFPRAVFEYYVSLLPQSAIRHRVHLPWKPTTATQTLEVPPPPLTQNYPARQPSQARTEAAMNPACDFGPTTRGPLGWIVHARSGDKGADANCGFWVRRRDEYQWLRALLSTEMASDLLGETGRANPQLVIERFELPGLRAVHFLFRNLLDRGVGVTTTVDFLGKNVAEYLRARHVDLPVRFLNRGRL